A genome region from Synchiropus splendidus isolate RoL2022-P1 chromosome 5, RoL_Sspl_1.0, whole genome shotgun sequence includes the following:
- the LOC128759108 gene encoding insulin gene enhancer protein isl-2a isoform X2, with protein sequence MVDIIFSSSFLGDMGDHSKKKPGFAMCVGCGSQIHDQYILRVSPDLEWHAACLKCAECSQYLDETCTCFVRDGKTYCKRDYVRLFGIKCAKCNLGFSSSDLVMRARDNVYHIECFRCSVCSRQLLPGDEFSLREDELLCRADHSLLLERGSAGSPISPGHIHNNRPLHLADPVAVRQAPHRNHVHKQSEKTTRVRTVLNEKQLHTLRTCYNANPRPDALMKEQLVEMTGLSPRVIRVWFQNKRCKDKKKSLLIKQLQQQQHSDKTNLQGLTGTPLVAGSPIRHESTVQGNPVEVQTYQPPWKALSEFALQSDLDQPAFQQLVSFSESGSLGNSSGSDVTSLSSQLPDTPNSMVPSPVET encoded by the exons ATGGTGGATATTATTTTCAGCTCTTCTTTCTTGGGTGATATGGGGGATCATTCCAAAA AGAAGCCAGGATTCGCCATGTGTGTGGGATGTGGAAGTCAGATCCATGACCAGTATATTCTGCGGGTCTCCCCGGACCTGGAGTGGCACGCCGCCTGCCTCAAGTGCGCCGAGTGCAGCCAGTACCTGGACGAGACCTGCACTTGCTTCGTCCGGGACGGAAAGACCTATTGCAAAAGAGACTATGTAAG GCTGTTTGGAATAAAGTGCGCAAAATGCAATTTGGGGTTCAGCAGCAGCGATTTGGTGATGCGAGCCCGGGATAACGTCTACCACATCGAGTGCTTTCGGTGCTCGGTGTGTAGCCGGCAGCTTCTGCCGGGAGACGAGTTCTCGCTGCGGGAGGACGAGCTTCTGTGCCGGGCGGACCacagcctgctgctggagcGAGGCTCCGCCGGGAGCCCCATCAGCCCCGGACACATCCACAACAACAGACCGCTGCACCTGGCAG ACCCGGTGGCGGTGCGGCAGGCCCCGCATCGGAACCACGTCCACAAGCAGTCGGAGAAGACCACGCGGGTCCGGACGGTGCTGAACGAGAAGCAGCTGCACACGCTGCGGACCTGCTACAACGCCAACCCGAGGCCGGACGCGCTGATGAAGGAGCAGCTGGTGGAGATGACGGGACTGAGTCCGCGGGTCATCCGGGTCTGGTTCCAGAACAAGCGCTGCAAGGACAAGAAGAAGTCGCTGCTGAtcaagcagctccagcagcagcagcacagtgatAAGACT AACCTGCAGGGACTGACTGGTACTCCGCTGGTCGCCGGAAGTCCAATCCGACACGAAAGCACGGTGCAGGGGAACCCGGTGGAGGTCCAGACCTACCAGCCCCCGTGGAAGGCCCTGAGTGAGTTCGCCCTGCAGAGTGACCTGGACCAGCCGGCCTTCCAACAACTG GTGTCCTTCTCTGAATCGGGATCACTCGGGAACTCTTCGGGCAGCGACGTCACATCGTTATCCTCGCAGTTACCGGACACCCCCAACAGTATGGTACCGAGTCCGGTGGAGACGTGA
- the LOC128759108 gene encoding insulin gene enhancer protein ISL-3 isoform X1: MVDIIFSSSFLGDMGDHSKKKPGFAMCVGCGSQIHDQYILRVSPDLEWHAACLKCAECSQYLDETCTCFVRDGKTYCKRDYVRLFGIKCAKCNLGFSSSDLVMRARDNVYHIECFRCSVCSRQLLPGDEFSLREDELLCRADHSLLLERGSAGSPISPGHIHNNRPLHLADPVAVRQAPHRNHVHKQSEKTTRVRTVLNEKQLHTLRTCYNANPRPDALMKEQLVEMTGLSPRVIRVWFQNKRCKDKKKSLLIKQLQQQQHSDKTVSIFNLQGLTGTPLVAGSPIRHESTVQGNPVEVQTYQPPWKALSEFALQSDLDQPAFQQLVSFSESGSLGNSSGSDVTSLSSQLPDTPNSMVPSPVET; encoded by the exons ATGGTGGATATTATTTTCAGCTCTTCTTTCTTGGGTGATATGGGGGATCATTCCAAAA AGAAGCCAGGATTCGCCATGTGTGTGGGATGTGGAAGTCAGATCCATGACCAGTATATTCTGCGGGTCTCCCCGGACCTGGAGTGGCACGCCGCCTGCCTCAAGTGCGCCGAGTGCAGCCAGTACCTGGACGAGACCTGCACTTGCTTCGTCCGGGACGGAAAGACCTATTGCAAAAGAGACTATGTAAG GCTGTTTGGAATAAAGTGCGCAAAATGCAATTTGGGGTTCAGCAGCAGCGATTTGGTGATGCGAGCCCGGGATAACGTCTACCACATCGAGTGCTTTCGGTGCTCGGTGTGTAGCCGGCAGCTTCTGCCGGGAGACGAGTTCTCGCTGCGGGAGGACGAGCTTCTGTGCCGGGCGGACCacagcctgctgctggagcGAGGCTCCGCCGGGAGCCCCATCAGCCCCGGACACATCCACAACAACAGACCGCTGCACCTGGCAG ACCCGGTGGCGGTGCGGCAGGCCCCGCATCGGAACCACGTCCACAAGCAGTCGGAGAAGACCACGCGGGTCCGGACGGTGCTGAACGAGAAGCAGCTGCACACGCTGCGGACCTGCTACAACGCCAACCCGAGGCCGGACGCGCTGATGAAGGAGCAGCTGGTGGAGATGACGGGACTGAGTCCGCGGGTCATCCGGGTCTGGTTCCAGAACAAGCGCTGCAAGGACAAGAAGAAGTCGCTGCTGAtcaagcagctccagcagcagcagcacagtgatAAGACTGTAAGCATCTTC AACCTGCAGGGACTGACTGGTACTCCGCTGGTCGCCGGAAGTCCAATCCGACACGAAAGCACGGTGCAGGGGAACCCGGTGGAGGTCCAGACCTACCAGCCCCCGTGGAAGGCCCTGAGTGAGTTCGCCCTGCAGAGTGACCTGGACCAGCCGGCCTTCCAACAACTG GTGTCCTTCTCTGAATCGGGATCACTCGGGAACTCTTCGGGCAGCGACGTCACATCGTTATCCTCGCAGTTACCGGACACCCCCAACAGTATGGTACCGAGTCCGGTGGAGACGTGA
- the LOC128758573 gene encoding transmembrane protein 266-like isoform X1 — MANAEGVEPAGLSDLEIISQPVEDENQCLAPPVQLVSFGYRDLPLAALDLSMAGSQLLSNADEDENRDGYSNWLKPCCGRQVALWQVCLLSAGFNCVLVASVILVVLFLSLELLIDTKLLQFSNAFQFASIIHWISLVILSLFFSETVFRIIVLGIWDYIENKVEVFDGAVIVLSLAPMVASTVANGPSSPWDAISLIITLRIWRVKRIIDAYVLQVKVEMELEIQQCEKTKAVREEQLERLTQICQEQAFEIRQLRAHLAQQDVDLAAEREAAMQIHHVWSKQGRSFQVVEGATPAESDDEAALRNPREPLTTADPLVRDDMNNYISQYYSEATSDTGGAGFGTRIITTAAIDVHLPTNPAQVNATLAMERVGSTMSDTSISRSSGSLTARPRSSYTPASSLTDCSRKEPSLTYSCCPPAEPHRNPSVVVQELLSSLSEESCLARKGLSVDPVNLKLPSPTGSETASPELDHRINIFNCRNQVERRDQGRGCVLLQTKPLIHLQGGATEPSMEEKRRLLAPADAPLSDT, encoded by the exons GGGTGTGGAGCCGGCCGGGCTGTCGGACTTGGAGATCATCTCTCAGCCGGTAGAGGATGAGAACCAGTGCTTGGCTCCGCCGGTCCAGCTGGTCAGTTTTGGCTACAGAGACCTGCCGCTTGCAGCGCTGGACCTGTCCATGGCCGGATCGCAGCTGCTGTCCAACGCTGACGAGGACGAAAACAGGGACGG CTACTCCAACTGGCTGAAGCCCTGCTGCGGCcgccaggtggcgctgtggcaGGTCTGTCTGCTGAGCGCGGGCTTCAACTGCGTCCTGGTGGCCAGCGTGATCCTGGTGGTTCTGTTCCTGTCGCTGGAGCTGCTCATCGACACCAAACTGCTTCAAT TTTCCAACGCTTTCCAGTTTGCCAGCATCATTCACTGGATCAGCCTTGTCATCCTTTCGCTCTTCTTCTCCGAG ACCGTCTTCAGAATCATCGTTCTGGGGATCTGGGACTACATCGAGAACAAGGTTGAG GTGTTCGATGGCGCCGTCATTGTGCTGTCGCTGGCCCCCATGGTGGCCTCTACGGTGGCCAACGGCCCCAGCAGCCCCTGGGATGCTATCAGCCTCATCATCACTCTTCGCATCTGGAGGGTGAAGAGGATCATCGACG CGTACGtgctgcaggtgaaggtggagatgGAGTTGGAGATCCAGCAGTGCGAGAAGACCAAGGCAGTgagggaggagcagctggagcgtCTCACTCAGATCTGCCAAGAACAGGCC TTCGAGATCCGGCAGCTGCGCGCCCACTTGGCCCAGCAGGACGTGGACCTGGCTGCGGAGCGGGAGGCGGCAATGCAGATCCATCACGTCTGGAGCAAACAGGGCAGGAGCTTTCAGGTCGTCGAGGGCGCGACTCCCGCCGAGTCCGACGACGAGGCGGCTCTGAGGAATCCCAGGGAGCCGCTCACGACTGCAG ATCCACTGGTACGTGACGACATGAACAACTACATCAGCCAGTACTACAGTGAAGCCACCAGTG aCACAGGAGGAGCCGGTTTTGGTACTCGGATCATCACCACCGCAGCCATCGACGTCCACCTGCCCACCAACCCCGCACAGGTGAACGCCACGCTGGCCATGGAGCGTGTGGGCAGCACCATGAGTGACACCAGCATCTCTCGGTCCAGCGGAAGCCTGACGGCTCGGCCTCGCAGTAGCTACACGCCGGCATCTTCCTTGACagactgcagcaggaaggagcCGAGCCTGACCTACAGCTGCTGCCCCCCCGCTGAGCCTCACAGGAACCCAAGTGTGGTGGTGCAGGAACTGCTGTCCTCCCTCTCTGAGGAGTCCTGTCTGGCTCGAAAAGGCTTGTCAGTGGACCCGGTCAACCTCAAACTCCCCAGTCCCACTGGATCAGAGACGGCCAGTCCAGAGCTGGACCACAGAATAAACATCTTCAACTGCAGGAACCAGGTGGAGCGGAGAGATCAGGGGCGGGGCTGTGTGTTGCTACAGACCAAGCCCCTGATCCACCTGCAGGGCGGCGCCACAGAGCCCTCCATGGAGGAGAAGCGCAGGCTCCTGGCTCCTGCCGACGCCCCTCTGTCCGACACATAG
- the LOC128758573 gene encoding transmembrane protein 266-like isoform X2, with product MANADYSNWLKPCCGRQVALWQVCLLSAGFNCVLVASVILVVLFLSLELLIDTKLLQFSNAFQFASIIHWISLVILSLFFSETVFRIIVLGIWDYIENKVEVFDGAVIVLSLAPMVASTVANGPSSPWDAISLIITLRIWRVKRIIDAYVLQVKVEMELEIQQCEKTKAVREEQLERLTQICQEQAFEIRQLRAHLAQQDVDLAAEREAAMQIHHVWSKQGRSFQVVEGATPAESDDEAALRNPREPLTTADPLVRDDMNNYISQYYSEATSDTGGAGFGTRIITTAAIDVHLPTNPAQVNATLAMERVGSTMSDTSISRSSGSLTARPRSSYTPASSLTDCSRKEPSLTYSCCPPAEPHRNPSVVVQELLSSLSEESCLARKGLSVDPVNLKLPSPTGSETASPELDHRINIFNCRNQVERRDQGRGCVLLQTKPLIHLQGGATEPSMEEKRRLLAPADAPLSDT from the exons CTACTCCAACTGGCTGAAGCCCTGCTGCGGCcgccaggtggcgctgtggcaGGTCTGTCTGCTGAGCGCGGGCTTCAACTGCGTCCTGGTGGCCAGCGTGATCCTGGTGGTTCTGTTCCTGTCGCTGGAGCTGCTCATCGACACCAAACTGCTTCAAT TTTCCAACGCTTTCCAGTTTGCCAGCATCATTCACTGGATCAGCCTTGTCATCCTTTCGCTCTTCTTCTCCGAG ACCGTCTTCAGAATCATCGTTCTGGGGATCTGGGACTACATCGAGAACAAGGTTGAG GTGTTCGATGGCGCCGTCATTGTGCTGTCGCTGGCCCCCATGGTGGCCTCTACGGTGGCCAACGGCCCCAGCAGCCCCTGGGATGCTATCAGCCTCATCATCACTCTTCGCATCTGGAGGGTGAAGAGGATCATCGACG CGTACGtgctgcaggtgaaggtggagatgGAGTTGGAGATCCAGCAGTGCGAGAAGACCAAGGCAGTgagggaggagcagctggagcgtCTCACTCAGATCTGCCAAGAACAGGCC TTCGAGATCCGGCAGCTGCGCGCCCACTTGGCCCAGCAGGACGTGGACCTGGCTGCGGAGCGGGAGGCGGCAATGCAGATCCATCACGTCTGGAGCAAACAGGGCAGGAGCTTTCAGGTCGTCGAGGGCGCGACTCCCGCCGAGTCCGACGACGAGGCGGCTCTGAGGAATCCCAGGGAGCCGCTCACGACTGCAG ATCCACTGGTACGTGACGACATGAACAACTACATCAGCCAGTACTACAGTGAAGCCACCAGTG aCACAGGAGGAGCCGGTTTTGGTACTCGGATCATCACCACCGCAGCCATCGACGTCCACCTGCCCACCAACCCCGCACAGGTGAACGCCACGCTGGCCATGGAGCGTGTGGGCAGCACCATGAGTGACACCAGCATCTCTCGGTCCAGCGGAAGCCTGACGGCTCGGCCTCGCAGTAGCTACACGCCGGCATCTTCCTTGACagactgcagcaggaaggagcCGAGCCTGACCTACAGCTGCTGCCCCCCCGCTGAGCCTCACAGGAACCCAAGTGTGGTGGTGCAGGAACTGCTGTCCTCCCTCTCTGAGGAGTCCTGTCTGGCTCGAAAAGGCTTGTCAGTGGACCCGGTCAACCTCAAACTCCCCAGTCCCACTGGATCAGAGACGGCCAGTCCAGAGCTGGACCACAGAATAAACATCTTCAACTGCAGGAACCAGGTGGAGCGGAGAGATCAGGGGCGGGGCTGTGTGTTGCTACAGACCAAGCCCCTGATCCACCTGCAGGGCGGCGCCACAGAGCCCTCCATGGAGGAGAAGCGCAGGCTCCTGGCTCCTGCCGACGCCCCTCTGTCCGACACATAG